Proteins encoded within one genomic window of [Enterobacter] lignolyticus SCF1:
- a CDS encoding MBL fold metallo-hydrolase: MIALCKTCGTSYEITDTHPVHCNICEDERQYIPITGQEWVDFDAHCASHTNKWKQHDSSLLSILTVPDFAIDQRAFILRTPEGNILWDCIATLDEATKMLITTLGGLKAIAISHPHYYTTMQDWAEEFNAPIYLHASDRKWVMRDSPWITFWEGDTLELTRDVSVIRLGGHFAGGCVLHWARDEGVVLSGDIVQVTPGAQTVSFMWSYPNLLPLPAATVSDIIQRLSKVKFKKLYGAFEGRDITENADDIVRRSGEKYISCLRQTGEK; the protein is encoded by the coding sequence ATGATCGCTTTATGCAAAACCTGCGGTACATCCTATGAGATAACCGATACCCACCCAGTGCATTGCAATATCTGCGAAGATGAACGCCAGTATATCCCCATTACGGGGCAGGAATGGGTCGATTTCGACGCTCATTGTGCTTCACACACAAATAAGTGGAAACAACACGACAGCTCTCTTCTCAGTATCCTCACCGTTCCTGATTTTGCGATTGATCAGCGCGCGTTTATTCTGCGTACCCCGGAAGGTAATATTCTGTGGGACTGTATTGCGACGCTCGACGAGGCCACGAAAATGCTAATAACCACCCTGGGTGGGCTTAAGGCCATCGCGATATCGCATCCTCATTACTACACCACCATGCAGGACTGGGCTGAAGAATTTAACGCCCCGATTTACCTTCATGCCAGTGACAGGAAGTGGGTAATGCGCGACAGCCCCTGGATCACCTTTTGGGAGGGCGACACCCTTGAACTGACCCGTGACGTCAGTGTGATACGTCTCGGCGGGCACTTTGCCGGCGGCTGTGTTCTGCACTGGGCGCGGGATGAAGGCGTGGTGCTTTCCGGCGACATCGTTCAGGTCACCCCTGGCGCGCAAACAGTCTCTTTTATGTGGAGCTACCCTAACTTGTTGCCGTTACCAGCCGCAACGGTCAGTGACATTATCCAGCGCCTGAGTAAGGTGAAATTCAAGAAACTCTATGGCGCGTTTGAAGGACGCGATATTACTGAGAATGCCGATGATATCGTGCGTCGTTCAGGCGAAAAGTATATTTCCTGCCTCAGGCAAACGGGCGAAAAATAA
- a CDS encoding dihydrofolate reductase family protein encodes MRKIVSFVHVSLDGFVASTAEGLASLAWISISPDLFEYVEQRIQQTDTALYGRITYQMMESYWPTAADKLDASPHDHAHSRWYKSAHKVVLSKTLLEKNHPNTQIISSNLSDEISKLRHSAGSEILIFGSPSATHALMAENLIDEYWLFVNPILLGQGIPLFKNIKDRTSLMLVKSKVFPSGVVCLQYEVKRNQ; translated from the coding sequence ATGAGAAAAATAGTTTCGTTTGTCCATGTGTCGCTGGATGGTTTTGTCGCTTCTACCGCTGAGGGCCTGGCGAGTCTGGCCTGGATAAGCATAAGCCCCGACTTGTTTGAATATGTAGAGCAGCGGATTCAGCAGACCGACACCGCCTTATATGGGCGCATCACCTACCAGATGATGGAGTCGTACTGGCCAACTGCTGCCGATAAGCTAGACGCCAGCCCGCATGACCATGCGCATTCGCGTTGGTATAAATCTGCCCACAAAGTGGTGTTGTCGAAAACCCTGTTAGAAAAAAATCACCCTAATACGCAAATTATTAGTAGCAATTTAAGCGACGAAATCAGCAAGCTCAGGCATAGCGCGGGCAGCGAAATCTTAATTTTTGGCAGTCCCTCAGCGACTCACGCGCTAATGGCGGAAAACCTTATTGATGAGTATTGGCTATTCGTCAATCCGATTCTGCTGGGGCAAGGCATTCCCTTGTTCAAAAACATCAAAGACAGAACCTCACTCATGCTGGTGAAGAGTAAAGTTTTCCCGTCGGGAGTAGTGTGCCTGCAATACGAGGTGAAACGAAATCAATAA
- the astC gene encoding succinylornithine/acetylornithine transaminase, whose protein sequence is MNQSVTRGNFDDWMMPVYAPAAFIPVRGEGSRLWDQQGKEYIDFAGGIAVNALGHAHPAMIKALTEQAGKFWHTGNGYTNEPVLRLAKQLIDATFAEKVFFCNSGAEANEAALKLARKYAHDKFGTHKNGIVAFKNAFHGRTLFTVSAGGQPAYSQDFAPLPPQIQHAVYNDIDSARALINDDTCAVIVEPMQGEGGVVPAAPAFLKELRALCDRHNAVLIFDEVQTGVGRTGELYAYMHYGVTPDVLSTAKALGGGFPIGAMLTTDKFASVMVVGTHGTTYGGNPLASAVAGAVFSLINTHEVLNGVKQRHQWFTERLSAINARYPLFDEVRGMGLLIGCVLKAEYAGKAKQISQLAAEHGLMVLIAGANVVRFAPALIISEEEVKTGFDRFELACARFLSGVTS, encoded by the coding sequence ATGAATCAGTCAGTAACGCGTGGAAATTTTGACGATTGGATGATGCCGGTTTACGCTCCGGCGGCGTTTATTCCGGTACGCGGCGAAGGCTCCCGTCTGTGGGACCAGCAGGGTAAAGAATATATCGATTTTGCCGGCGGTATCGCGGTGAACGCGCTGGGTCATGCGCATCCGGCGATGATCAAGGCCCTGACCGAGCAGGCGGGTAAGTTCTGGCACACCGGCAACGGCTACACCAACGAGCCGGTGCTGCGTCTGGCGAAGCAGCTGATCGACGCCACCTTTGCCGAAAAGGTGTTTTTCTGTAACTCCGGTGCGGAAGCGAACGAAGCGGCGCTGAAGCTGGCGCGTAAGTACGCTCACGACAAGTTCGGCACGCATAAAAACGGCATTGTGGCGTTCAAGAACGCCTTCCATGGCCGGACGCTGTTTACCGTCAGCGCGGGCGGCCAGCCTGCCTACTCGCAGGACTTCGCGCCGCTGCCGCCGCAAATCCAGCACGCGGTGTACAACGATATCGACTCCGCGCGCGCGTTGATCAATGACGATACCTGCGCGGTTATCGTCGAGCCGATGCAGGGCGAAGGCGGCGTAGTCCCTGCCGCTCCGGCGTTCCTCAAAGAGCTGCGCGCGCTGTGCGACCGCCACAACGCGGTGCTGATTTTCGACGAAGTGCAGACCGGCGTCGGCCGCACCGGCGAGCTGTATGCCTATATGCACTACGGCGTGACGCCGGATGTGCTCTCTACCGCTAAGGCGCTGGGCGGCGGCTTCCCGATCGGCGCGATGCTGACCACCGACAAATTTGCCAGCGTCATGGTGGTGGGCACCCACGGCACCACCTACGGCGGCAACCCGCTGGCGTCCGCCGTCGCGGGCGCGGTGTTCTCCCTGATCAATACCCATGAGGTGCTGAACGGTGTCAAACAGCGCCACCAGTGGTTCACCGAACGCCTGAGCGCCATCAACGCGCGCTACCCGCTGTTTGATGAAGTGCGCGGCATGGGGCTGCTGATCGGCTGCGTGCTGAAGGCTGAATATGCCGGCAAAGCGAAGCAGATCAGCCAGCTGGCGGCGGAACACGGCCTGATGGTGCTGATCGCCGGGGCCAACGTGGTGCGCTTTGCGCCTGCGCTGATTATCAGCGAAGAAGAGGTCAAAACCGGTTTCGACCGCTTTGAGCTGGCCTGCGCCCGGTTCCTCTCCGGGGTGACATCATGA
- a CDS encoding glutathione peroxidase, giving the protein MTTFYQLTATSLRGQLITMADYAGKLVIVVNTASHCGFTPQYAGLEALYQKYAAQGLVVLGFPCNQFGKQEPGDADEISQTCHITYGVSFPMFEKVEVNGAATHPVFRYLKDELPGVLGGRIKWNFTKFLIGRDGKPLKRFAPFTTPEKMEAAILAALKI; this is encoded by the coding sequence ATGACCACTTTTTATCAACTGACGGCCACCAGTCTACGTGGCCAGCTCATCACTATGGCCGACTACGCTGGCAAACTGGTTATCGTGGTTAATACCGCCAGTCATTGTGGCTTCACGCCACAATATGCAGGCCTGGAAGCGCTCTACCAGAAGTACGCAGCCCAGGGGCTGGTGGTTCTTGGTTTCCCCTGCAACCAGTTCGGGAAGCAGGAACCCGGCGACGCCGACGAAATTTCGCAGACCTGCCACATCACCTACGGTGTGAGCTTCCCAATGTTCGAGAAAGTGGAGGTCAACGGTGCTGCCACCCACCCGGTGTTTCGTTACCTGAAAGACGAATTGCCCGGCGTGCTGGGTGGTCGGATCAAATGGAACTTCACTAAGTTCCTGATCGGGCGCGACGGCAAACCGCTCAAGCGTTTTGCCCCGTTCACCACCCCAGAGAAAATGGAAGCCGCAATCCTTGCTGCACTTAAAATCTAA
- a CDS encoding phosphotransferase family protein: MSGSDLSKMGTAKVALVVNGCNHQVIEKCPVGEVEYAFYRYAATELKQAGITTPKLLSVDATLHKLRMEYIPLQVDQTSVANDDALTMLGRLHRYPPNSEWLYHAHLWSASALENSLTLLALPDKSAQQLRRFQQCSDVLFGCQRLISGDSNAGNWGRRENGDLVLFDWERFGTGSPAIDLAPLIKGMGTKQAYTELAERYCQLSNIPNFYALAREIAIAKAWIVTEVITLLNERQKPAFSLYLNWYKKHLPDWLDNVVEML, encoded by the coding sequence ATGTCTGGTAGCGATTTATCCAAAATGGGCACCGCTAAAGTGGCGCTTGTTGTTAATGGCTGTAATCATCAGGTTATTGAGAAATGCCCTGTTGGAGAAGTGGAGTACGCTTTTTATAGATATGCAGCGACGGAGCTTAAACAGGCAGGGATTACCACGCCAAAGCTTTTGTCGGTTGATGCCACCCTGCATAAGTTAAGAATGGAGTATATTCCTCTGCAGGTCGACCAGACCTCGGTTGCAAATGATGACGCACTGACTATGCTGGGGCGCTTACATCGCTATCCTCCGAATTCTGAATGGCTTTACCACGCTCATTTATGGTCAGCATCAGCGCTTGAAAATTCCCTCACCCTTCTGGCGCTACCTGATAAAAGTGCACAACAACTACGGCGCTTTCAGCAGTGTAGTGATGTTTTGTTTGGCTGTCAGCGCCTGATTTCAGGTGATAGCAATGCGGGCAACTGGGGAAGAAGAGAAAACGGTGATTTAGTTCTCTTCGACTGGGAACGATTTGGAACAGGGAGCCCGGCTATCGATCTGGCCCCCCTCATAAAAGGAATGGGAACAAAGCAAGCGTATACAGAACTTGCAGAACGCTATTGCCAACTATCTAACATCCCTAATTTCTATGCACTGGCGAGGGAAATTGCCATTGCCAAAGCATGGATTGTCACCGAAGTTATTACGCTGCTTAATGAGCGCCAAAAGCCAGCATTTTCTTTATACCTCAACTGGTACAAGAAGCATCTCCCCGACTGGCTAGATAATGTAGTAGAAATGCTTTGA
- a CDS encoding mercuric reductase, with the protein MRHVDAVLIGAGQAAPSLAVALAARGQTVVIIEGNFYGGTCVNFGCTPTKTLRKSARIAHLARHAAEFGVVTGPVNVIYAAAIQRMRARVESSRSGLVQWLEGTENLEMIHGWGRFLGLDGERFLIEVNGETLSARQVYLNTGTRAFIPPLPGIDRVPYLDNAILLALEACPQHLIIVGASYIGLELGQIYRRLGAQVSVIHRAARIAEREDEDVSAAILDFLQDEGIAFYLESAISALSPYGDGVSVRLSDGRTLTGSHILFATGRIPNTERLNLAAVGVETDPRGFIRTDAHFNTSVPGIKALGDINGRGAFTHTSYHDYQIVLAELDGQTPDGQWRDADQRVVTYAMFTDPPLGRVGITLAQAQERAAHGQNILTAEFSMADVSRAKEESETQGLIRLIVDADSERFLGATFLGTGGDEIVAVISNYMATGASYRLMMQALPVHPTVAEFLPTILGRLSRLG; encoded by the coding sequence ATGCGGCATGTTGATGCGGTTCTGATTGGCGCCGGTCAGGCAGCGCCTTCCCTGGCGGTGGCCCTCGCCGCCCGCGGGCAAACGGTCGTCATAATTGAAGGCAACTTTTATGGCGGCACCTGCGTGAACTTCGGCTGCACGCCGACCAAAACGCTGCGAAAGTCTGCACGTATCGCCCATCTGGCGCGCCACGCGGCGGAGTTCGGCGTGGTCACCGGGCCGGTTAACGTTATCTATGCCGCCGCCATCCAGCGGATGCGCGCGCGCGTCGAGTCCTCGCGCAGCGGGCTGGTGCAGTGGCTTGAGGGCACGGAAAACCTTGAGATGATCCACGGCTGGGGCCGCTTCCTGGGCCTCGACGGCGAGCGCTTTCTGATAGAGGTGAACGGCGAGACCCTCAGCGCCCGCCAGGTGTATCTCAACACCGGCACCCGGGCGTTTATCCCCCCGCTCCCCGGCATCGACCGGGTGCCTTATCTCGACAACGCCATCCTGCTGGCGCTGGAGGCGTGCCCGCAGCATCTGATTATCGTCGGCGCCAGCTACATCGGCCTCGAACTGGGGCAGATATACCGCCGCCTGGGCGCACAGGTGTCGGTCATCCACCGCGCGGCGCGCATCGCCGAACGGGAGGATGAGGACGTCAGCGCGGCGATCCTCGATTTTCTGCAGGACGAGGGGATCGCCTTTTATCTGGAGTCCGCCATCAGCGCCCTTTCCCCATACGGCGACGGCGTGAGCGTGCGGCTCAGCGATGGCCGCACGCTGACCGGCAGCCATATCCTGTTCGCCACCGGGCGCATCCCCAACACCGAGCGGCTCAACCTTGCCGCCGTCGGCGTGGAAACGGACCCGCGCGGCTTTATCCGCACCGATGCGCACTTCAACACCAGCGTGCCCGGCATTAAGGCCCTCGGCGATATTAACGGGCGCGGCGCGTTCACCCACACCAGCTACCATGACTACCAGATTGTGCTGGCGGAACTCGACGGTCAGACCCCGGACGGGCAGTGGCGCGACGCCGACCAGCGCGTCGTCACCTACGCCATGTTCACCGACCCGCCGCTCGGCCGCGTGGGCATAACGCTGGCGCAGGCCCAGGAACGGGCGGCCCACGGGCAAAACATCCTGACAGCAGAATTCAGCATGGCCGACGTCAGCCGCGCAAAGGAGGAAAGCGAGACCCAAGGGCTTATCCGGCTGATTGTCGACGCCGACAGCGAACGCTTTCTCGGCGCAACGTTTCTGGGAACTGGCGGCGATGAGATTGTGGCGGTGATTTCCAATTATATGGCGACCGGGGCGAGCTACCGGCTGATGATGCAGGCGCTGCCGGTGCACCCGACGGTGGCGGAGTTTTTGCCGACGATTTTGGGGAGGTTGAGTCGGTTGGGTTGA